The following coding sequences are from one Triticum dicoccoides isolate Atlit2015 ecotype Zavitan chromosome 4A, WEW_v2.0, whole genome shotgun sequence window:
- the LOC119288230 gene encoding probable E3 ubiquitin-protein ligase RHA1A, with amino-acid sequence MGFPAVYSEMPRLLLNLLFLLGHLRRLSSWLLRLVGAGVDDDLCFDYSDASDFAHFADHHQEQYQHQRQHHDHGLEELEEHSPAVRFDALPSDGDDGTSPLLPEGCAVCLGDFHGAARVRRPRGCRHVFHRGCLDRWAAHGHRTCPLCRAPLLPPTTASLSPVLLPVPLPAS; translated from the coding sequence atggggTTCCCGGCGGTGTACTCGGAGATGCCGAGGCTGCTGCTGAACCTGCTCTTCCTGCTCGGCCACCTGCGCCGCCTCTCCTCCTGGCTGCTCCGCCTCGTCGGCGCCGGCGTCGACGACGACCTCTGCTTCGACTACTCGGACGCCTCCGACTTCGCCCACTTCGCCGACCACCACCAGGAGCAATACCAACACCAACGCCAACACCACGACCATGGCCTGGAGGAGCTGGAGGAGCACTCCCCGGCCGTGCGCTTCGACGCGCTCCCGTCCGACGGCGACGACGGCACGTCGCCGCTGCTGCCGGAGGGCTGCGCGGTGTGCCTCGGCGACTTCCACGGCGCCGCGCGGGTGCGCCGGCCGCGCGGGTGCCGGCACGTGTTCCACCGCGGGTGCCTCGACCGCTGGGCCGCCCACGGCCACCGCACCTGCCCGCTCTGCCGGGCTCCGCTCCTCCCGCCGACGACGGCGTCTCTGAGCCCCGTTCTCCTGCCcgtgccgctgccggcgtcgtga